Proteins encoded by one window of Chromobacterium violaceum ATCC 12472:
- a CDS encoding two-component system response regulator — translation MKNVRILIVEDERIIAMDLQLQLQALGYQICGVVADGRLAVERAEKEQPDLVLMDIHLEGELDGVNAACEIYRRHKIPIVFLSAYAENATLQRAESAMPYGYLVKPVSPRELHATLQMAMVRFGIQRRADEQLGRMGKAMQAAELDVWEWRVETDQMQMFSLTGSEPLASGLAGNESIRHFIEQVDARDAAAVSDAISLARDHGQALDIQFRARTGAEQDERWLRARARCFDDGEPGRRIVGVLQDITGQRRTEERLRQAATVFDSTAEGIAILDARRKVVSVNPAFTQQTGYSPEEAMAWPDIDPLYQTPNNFIQPSSPASPEERKLWQGNVNYLHKNGKVLNIWESISIVPGPDGGVANYVLVFSDISSVLAAQEQLDYLAKHDPLTNLCNRRMLQDRMEYELAQAMRRQKMMAVLLIDLDHFKTINDSLGHGHGDQLLATIATRLQGSVRASDTVARLGGDEFCIVLGDIESPGDVDLMGQKLLQRLAEPVRLEQMVCYVTGSIGISMAPTDGMGVDELLRNADQAMYGAKHAGRNRYCFFAPAMQKAAEVRLQISSGLHLALEQGQFRLEFQPIVDLSCGRIRKAEALLRWHHPQHGVINPAVFIPIAEECGLIAKICEWVYDQALDFIRAWRDMLRDDLRIAINVSALHFRDLRNPVRWLDKLTRAGVPGEALMLEITESLLLDADHKVQEALDLYRAAGIQIALDDFGTGYSALSYLKRYRLDYLKIDQAFVGQIAEEPRDHALCEAIVVMAHKLGLNVIAEGVETPAQAAILQACRCEHAQGFLYSRPLPAERFVELLRSHGGSLPGDFPPQTHREPA, via the coding sequence GTGAAGAACGTGCGCATACTGATCGTCGAGGATGAGCGCATCATCGCCATGGACTTGCAGCTGCAGCTGCAGGCGCTCGGCTACCAGATATGCGGCGTGGTGGCCGACGGCCGCCTGGCCGTGGAGCGGGCGGAAAAGGAGCAACCCGACCTGGTGCTGATGGACATCCACCTCGAGGGAGAACTGGACGGCGTGAACGCCGCCTGCGAAATCTACCGCCGCCACAAAATACCCATCGTCTTTCTCAGCGCCTACGCCGAAAACGCGACGCTGCAGCGCGCCGAAAGCGCGATGCCCTACGGCTACCTGGTCAAGCCGGTGTCCCCGCGCGAGCTGCACGCCACGCTGCAGATGGCCATGGTGCGCTTCGGCATCCAGCGCCGGGCCGACGAACAGCTGGGCAGGATGGGCAAGGCGATGCAGGCCGCCGAACTGGATGTCTGGGAATGGCGGGTGGAAACCGACCAGATGCAGATGTTCAGCCTCACCGGCAGCGAACCGCTGGCTTCGGGACTGGCCGGCAACGAATCGATCCGGCACTTCATCGAGCAAGTGGACGCCCGAGACGCCGCCGCGGTAAGCGACGCGATATCCCTTGCGCGGGACCATGGCCAGGCGCTGGACATCCAGTTCCGCGCCCGCACGGGGGCCGAGCAGGACGAACGCTGGCTGCGCGCGCGCGCGCGATGCTTCGACGATGGCGAGCCCGGCAGACGCATCGTCGGCGTGCTGCAGGACATCACCGGGCAGCGCCGGACCGAGGAACGGCTGCGCCAGGCCGCCACGGTGTTCGACTCCACCGCCGAAGGCATCGCGATCCTGGATGCGCGCCGCAAGGTGGTGTCGGTCAATCCGGCCTTCACCCAGCAAACCGGCTACAGCCCCGAGGAGGCGATGGCCTGGCCTGACATCGACCCGCTGTACCAAACGCCGAACAACTTCATCCAGCCCAGTTCGCCGGCCTCTCCCGAAGAGCGCAAGCTGTGGCAGGGCAACGTCAACTACCTGCACAAGAACGGCAAGGTTCTCAATATCTGGGAGAGCATCAGCATCGTGCCCGGCCCCGACGGCGGCGTCGCCAACTACGTGCTGGTGTTCTCCGACATCAGTTCGGTGCTGGCCGCTCAGGAACAGCTGGATTACCTGGCCAAGCATGATCCGCTGACCAATCTGTGCAACCGCCGCATGCTGCAGGACAGGATGGAATACGAACTGGCCCAGGCGATGCGCCGCCAGAAGATGATGGCGGTGCTGCTGATAGACCTCGACCACTTCAAGACCATCAACGACTCGCTCGGCCACGGCCACGGCGACCAGTTGCTGGCCACCATCGCCACCCGCCTGCAGGGCAGCGTGCGCGCCAGCGACACCGTGGCGCGGCTAGGCGGCGACGAATTCTGCATCGTGCTGGGGGATATCGAATCGCCGGGAGACGTGGATCTGATGGGGCAGAAACTGCTGCAGCGCCTGGCCGAGCCGGTCCGCCTGGAGCAGATGGTGTGCTACGTGACCGGCAGCATAGGCATCTCGATGGCGCCGACCGACGGCATGGGCGTGGACGAGCTGCTGCGCAACGCAGACCAGGCGATGTACGGCGCCAAGCACGCCGGCCGCAACCGCTACTGCTTCTTCGCGCCGGCGATGCAAAAGGCCGCGGAAGTCAGGCTGCAGATATCCAGCGGCCTGCACCTGGCGCTGGAGCAGGGACAGTTCCGGCTGGAGTTCCAGCCCATCGTCGATCTCTCCTGCGGCAGGATACGCAAGGCGGAAGCGCTGTTGCGCTGGCACCATCCGCAGCACGGCGTCATCAACCCGGCGGTGTTCATCCCGATCGCCGAGGAGTGCGGCCTGATCGCCAAGATCTGCGAGTGGGTGTACGACCAGGCGCTGGACTTCATCCGCGCGTGGCGCGACATGCTGCGCGACGATCTGCGCATCGCGATCAACGTGTCGGCCCTGCACTTCCGCGATCTGCGCAACCCAGTCCGCTGGCTGGACAAGCTGACCCGGGCCGGCGTGCCCGGCGAGGCGCTGATGCTGGAAATCACCGAGTCCCTGCTCCTGGATGCCGACCACAAGGTACAGGAGGCGCTGGACCTGTATCGGGCGGCCGGCATCCAGATCGCGCTCGACGATTTCGGCACCGGCTACTCCGCGCTGTCCTACCTGAAACGCTACCGCCTGGACTACCTGAAAATAGACCAGGCCTTCGTCGGCCAGATCGCCGAAGAACCGCGCGACCACGCGCTGTGCGAGGCCATCGTGGTCATGGCCCACAAGCTGGGCCTGAATGTCATCGCGGAAGGCGTGGAAACCCCGGCCCAGGCGGCCATCCTGCAGGCCTGCCGCTGCGAGCACGCGCAGGGTTTCCTGTATTCCCGCCCCCTGCCGGCCGAGCGCTTCGTCGAGCTGCTGCGGAGCCACGGCGGCAGCCTGCCCGGAGACTTCCCGCCGCAAACGCACAGAGAGCCGGCTTGA
- a CDS encoding GNAT family N-acetyltransferase, which translates to MLDIRPASLEDLDGVAALLQANAPSSGGSLTGEFPAAKVAAMLRSDLPEVAALRDGRIVGVLFASSTTQPSPPPPVAAMLRAWPGEPDAYVYGPVCVAESERGQGLPARLYAAQRSLLPGREAILFIRRDNAASLRAHLRLGLREVAGFTLAGAAYAVLSGTDHSKS; encoded by the coding sequence ATGCTGGACATCCGCCCCGCCTCCCTCGAAGACCTGGACGGCGTCGCCGCGCTGCTGCAGGCCAACGCGCCGTCCAGCGGCGGCTCGCTGACCGGTGAATTTCCAGCCGCCAAGGTCGCCGCGATGCTGCGCTCGGACTTGCCGGAGGTCGCAGCCCTGCGCGATGGCCGCATCGTCGGCGTCCTGTTCGCCTCGTCCACGACCCAACCCTCTCCGCCTCCGCCAGTGGCGGCCATGCTGCGCGCCTGGCCCGGCGAACCCGACGCCTATGTCTATGGCCCGGTCTGCGTGGCGGAATCCGAACGCGGCCAAGGCCTGCCGGCCCGGCTCTACGCCGCGCAGCGATCCCTTCTGCCCGGCAGGGAAGCCATCCTGTTCATCCGTCGCGACAACGCCGCCTCGCTGCGCGCGCACCTGCGGCTGGGCCTGCGCGAGGTGGCCGGATTCACGCTGGCGGGGGCGGCATACGCGGTGCTGAGCGGCACAGATCATTCAAAAAGTTAA